One stretch of Podospora bellae-mahoneyi strain CBS 112042 chromosome 2, whole genome shotgun sequence DNA includes these proteins:
- a CDS encoding hypothetical protein (COG:U; EggNog:ENOG503NZXE): MNANHPPELRTGLQMSTTGPDVPPSPESCCFTTAPVGLPDFGEGVSTVPSSSKAYQDALQNLSASHPPWLDEAAPLSYFTPGLVGSREGSPRSFLSHPSVQKPLPVVPETRRKPDPEAGHSGGGIQGRICIDPRMHPTKAHAKLHHPGLLKGADFCDAGVECAPIEPIESPEKDKRLFPFGDFFDDSSDEEGPVVGYRFRRLTGGDICRERVDVSNHKHSGHSSALKVRPALGVTAFNLSDYEQRQPYHGVSKVRTLADIPPIKLLNPPLEIPLRDSSLADPGQVCDDLAPEQTEARSDPSRPSSEYSSRSSSRHLGDMLLYGEGPPSHQLADSAQSMISDGTVFSPFESGQPAVGEIFHQDRSPILDETAVLSDAEPANAPEETLWANGRSFSQNEDPILRPLECGFPTVHPCSCVVPKVQPSAEDLLGVGLYPLVESPRTKSSAERRTRTRRAETAPEDSDVELSNTSKKASSVDPRRATTTTVSSNSGDGPRSTGITTPRNLDLSRLASFFRDLTKPYETYQSKLTELPARENTVESVEGNQPTSPVSGRIRNLTGNSTASTSLDTRFKRTVCNMEQLLNKAMDLANQAVDQDDHQCLDMLGTVDHEADSHNSPPSVHESLPSVYESSDDEQPPPPPPPVYKRSIEKVATPRSSIKQPPHVPKHHRSAPGMRSRNVRIEIPKRVTSLRKLNAGMVHVPLSDLQRSRFQELSPPVSPLTHAPSRPDDHGQTDSLSEQGCILMSRGSKKVKKCRSCRRLPLLNHRFSFLCAKEEDVPLKDTRSRPDAKLRPAGKSISGKIRKSNSWSFDGAADHRPDDSMEDILLHETDGAGPSAERSYPAKDDHFEQDDPHPENGTDSRRINLRGKAHVSLRGYQGFSLARAYRRHPIARDWSTVRKRFVATVACLSTAVIGVLIGIYAGMVPSIQYMIADLQHYAILGNVFFYIGLAIPSFFFWPLPLLHGRKPYILSSLVLAMPLLFPQAITVSQPRSPYVSTWRWALLSSRAFMGLTLGFASMNFHSVLTDLFGASLMSGNPHQEIVDKHDVRRHGGGMGAWLGLWTWCYTGSLGIGFLLGAVIIDSANPSWGFYVSIILIMFILLLNVVCPEVRRSPFRRSVAEVRNGNRVSRRVARGEVMMHRVKDGPTWWGQEVYHGILLSLEMLRQPGFLIIALYTGWIYAQVVLIIVLLGALTSRSYQLRSPFVGLCVAFISFGALVAIPFQKANLFSRGRHHQQQSNEDTFDKKFSWTSHLLRRTIVCLVLPLVGVAYTFASTGPPVPLEIPTLFATMIGLLSGLAISECNGLIMETFDTSDLHPGMTGRPRGASNKSSKRTNYSSFPRVTAGFAVCHTIGFVLAAVATAVGGNLQRNLGQQAATGVVAGILLILTLLLLAVLIRFKDVQIIPVSKNLEMEKWEKYRRESIRRRSEVSAPATQNTMTDAEMWRPLLMGNPSSRMRRVNILELGSMSRWTEIRKKNRLIDETSAHLNRAALESAATALEETTTDLVRRVSSRRNNRSPPPRRFFTGSPGPSGAARSESPIQRAGMTPKAMELDSFIVVRQPPVAATAVPASPSPLPGHSKTRGAGDEFMERECVMRQTVKEEENENGNGALFESSDFLSSSDDQKDVVGRGRAEIKGKFDDAGHQGHGHQSHFQEEESEGRRNGNEIQRK, translated from the exons ATGAACGCCAACCATCCGCCAGAGCTCCGCACTGGGCTGCAAATGAGCACAACCGGACCAGACGTACCTCCTAGTCCTGAGTCTTGTTGCTTCACTACCGCACCAGTTGGCTTGCCAGATTTCGGTGAGGGTGTCTCGACCGTGCCTTCATCGAGCAAGGCATACCAGGATGCTCTGCAGAACCTGTCGGCCAGCCATCCTCCCTGGCTTGACGAAGCCGCTCCTCTGTCTTACTTTACGCCCGGGCTTGTTGGGTCCCGTGAAGGCTCTCCGAGAAGCTTCCTGTCACATCCATCGGTACAAAAGCCTCTACCAGTCGTTCCGGAAACAAGACGGAAACCTGATCCAGAAGCTGGTCATTCTGGTGGTGGAATTCAAGGCAGGATATGCATCGATCCCCGAATGCATCCGACGAAGGCCCACGCGAAACTTCATCATCCAGGATTGCTGAAAGGAGCCGATTTTTGTGATGCCGGGGTTGAATGCGCTCCTATCGAGCCAATCGAGTCACCTGAAAAAGACAAACGCTTGTTTCCGTTCGGCGATTTCTTTGATGATTCTTCAGACGAAGAAGGCCCCGTCGTCGGCTACCGCTTCCGCAGACTCACCGGTGGTGACATTTGCAGAGAAAGAGTAGACGTCTCCAACCACAAACACTCTGGTCACAGCTCAGCCCTCAAAGTACGGCCTGCTCTGGGTGTCACGGCATTCAATCTTTCCGATTACGAACAACGTCAGCCGTATCATGGGGTGTCAAAGGTCCGCACACTAGCTGATATTCCCCCCATCAAACTTCTTAATCCGCCACTGGAAATACCGTTGCGGGACAGCAGCTTGGCAGACCCTGGCCAAGTTTGTGATGACCTCGCACCCGAGCAGACAGAAGCCCGTTCCGATCCATCCCGGCCCTCCAGCGAATATTCATCGCGCTCGAGTTCCCGGCATTTAGGCGATATGTTGCTCTATGGGGAAGGGCCGCCATCCCATCAACTTGCGGATTCCGCCCAGTCCATGATCTCGGACGGGACTGTATTCAGTCCATTTGAATCGGGTCAACCTGCTGTAGGAGAAATCTTTCATCAAGACCGCAGTCCTATCCTGGACGAGACAGCTGTGCTGAGCGATGCTGAACCGGCTAACGCACCTGAAGAGACGTTGTGGGCCAACGGCAGGTCATTCAGTCAGAATGAGGATCCGATACTACGTCCATTAGAGTGTGGGTTTCCCACTGTCCATCCATGCTCTTGTGTTGTGCCGAAGGTCCAGCCGTCTGCTGAAGATCTTCTGGGTGTTGGGCTTTATCCCTTGGTCGAGTCTCCAAGAACCAAGTCAAGTGCGGAGAGAAGAACAAGGACTCGTCGAGCAGAAACGGCGCCCGA GGACTCGGATGTAGAGTTGTCAAATACAAGCAAGAAG GCATCTTCTGTTGATCCTCGCCGTGCGACTACGACCACCGTTTCGTCAAACTCGGGGGATGGTCCTCGCTCAACCGGAATAACAACCCCAAGAAATTTGGACCTCAGTCGTCTGGCCTCGTTCTTCCGTGACCTCACCAAGCCGTATGAGACGTACCAGTCCAAGTTGACTGAATTACCCGCAAGGGAAAATACGGTAGAGTCTGTTGAGGGCAATCAGCCAACGTCTCCCGTCTCGGGAAGGATCAGGAACCTCACTGGTAATTCCACCGCGTCAACATCCTTGGATACGCGGTTCAAGCGCACTGTGTGTAACATGGAACAACTGCTCAACAAAGCCATGGATTTGGCAAATCAAGCTGTTGACCAAGATGACCACCAATGTCTCGATATGCTTGGAACAGTGGACCATGAAGCAGACTCTCACAACTCTCCACCAAGTGTGCACGAGAGCCTACCTAGCGTCTACGAGTCGAGTGACGATGAacagccgccgcctcctcctcctcctgtttACAAAAGATCGATCGAGAAGGTTGCTACGCCACGTTCTTCAATCAAGCAGCCTCCTCATGTCCCCAAACATCATAGGTCAGCTCCTGGTATGCGCAGTAGGAACGTCAGAATCGAGATTCCCAAGAGGGTCACGAGCCTCAGGAAGCTCAACGCTGGTATGGTACATGTCCCACTATCAGACCTTCAACGGAGTCGATTTCAGGAGTTGTCGCCCCCAGTGAGCCCGCTCACGCACGCCCCTTCCAGACCAGACGATCACGGTCAGACAGATTCTCTATCTGAACAAGGCTGCATCTTGATGAGTAGAGGGtccaagaaggtcaagaagtGTCGCAGTTGCCGCCGTCTTCCTTTGCTCAACCATCGCTTCAGCTTCTTGTGTGCaaaggaagaggatgttCCTCTTAAGGATACTCGTTCAAGACCTGATGCCAAGCTGCGACCCGCCGGAAAGTCAATTTCGGGAAAGATACGAAAATCAAACTCTTGGAGCTTCGATGGTGCTGCTGACCATCGTCCTGATGATTCAATGGAGGACATTCTGCTCCATGAGACGGATGGAGCTGGGCCGTCGGCCGAGAGATCATATCCGGCCAAAGATGACCACTTTGAGCAAGATGATCCTCACCCCGAGAATGGTACCGACAGCAGACGCATCAACCTTCGTGGCAAGGCACACGTCAGTCTCAGAGGCTATCAGGGCTTCAGCCTCGCTCGTGCATATCGACGCCATCCCATTGCTCGCGACTGGTCTACGGTCCGGAAACGTTTTGTGGCGACGGTTGCATGCCTGAGTACGGCTGTCATTGGTGTTCTTATCGGCATCTATGCTGGTATGGTGCCTTCGATACAGTACATGATTGCTGACCTGCAACACTACGCCATTCTCGGCAATGTTTTCTTCTACATTGGTCTCGCCatccccagcttcttcttctggccgttacctcttcttcatggCCGGAAGCCCTACATCCTGTCGAGTTTGGTCTTGGCTATgcctctcctctttccccaGGCCATCACGGTTAGCCAGCCTCGGTCACCCTATGTCAGCACCTGGAGATGGGCTCTGTTGAGTTCTCGTGCCTTCATGGGCCTTACCCTGGGCTTTGCTAGCATGAACTTTCACTCCGTATTGACTGATCTGTTTGGGGCTTCGTTGATGAGCGGCAACCCGCACCAAGAGATTGTTGACAAGCATGACGTGCGAAGACACGGAGGAGGTATGGGTGCTTGGTTGGGGCTCTGGACATGGTGCTACACTGGCTCTCTTGGAATTGGGTTCTTGCTTGGGGCCGTCATCATTGACAGCGCAAACCCATCATGGGGATTCTAcgtcagcatcatcctcatcatgtTCATCCTTCTTTTGAATGTTGTCTGTCCCGAAGTCCGACGCTCCCCGTTCAGGAGATCCGTGGCTGAGGTCAGAAACGGCAACCGGGTTTCGAGAAGGGTGGCCCGGGGGGAGGTCATGATGCATCGTGTCAAGGATGGTCCTACATGGTGGGGGCAAGAGGTGTACCATGGCATCTTGTTGTCGCTGGAGATGCTTCGGCAGCCTGGCTTTCTCATCATTGCGCTCTACACGGGATGGATCTACGCCCAGgtcgtcctcatcattgTTCTCCTGGGTGCCTTGACGTCGAGGTCATACCAGTTGAGGTCACCGTTTGTTGGTCTCTGTGTCGCTTTCATTTCGTTCGGTGCTTTGGTGGCCATCCCGTTCCAAAAGGCAAACTTATTTTCTCGGGgtcgccaccaccagcaacagtCAAATGAGGATACATTCGACAAGAAGTTCTCATGGACGTCTCACCTGCTGAGGCGGACAATTGTTTGCTTGGTGTTGCCTCTTGTGGGAGTCGCCTACACATTTGCCTCGACCGGCCCTCCAGTTCCTCTTGAAATCCCTACACTATTCGCTACGATGATTGGTTTGCTCTCGGGTCTCGCCATCTCAGAATGCAACGGCTTGATCATGGAGACATTTGACACTTCGGATCTTCACCCGGGAATGACTGGCCGGCCACGTGGTGCCTCCAACAAGTCATCCAAACGCACCAACTACTCGTCTTTTCCCCGCGTCACAGCCGGGTTTGCAGTTTGCCACACGATTGGGTTTGTCCTGGCAGCTGTGGCTACGGCAGTGGGAGGTAATCTGCAGCGAAACCTCGGTCAGCAAGCTGCAACTGGTGTCGTTGCCGGTATTCTGTTGATCCTGacgctccttctcctcgcggTTCTCATTCGCTTCAAAGATGTGCAAATCATTCCCGTTTCCAAGAATCTCGAGATGGAAAAGTGGGAGAAGTACCGCAGAGAGAGCATCCGCCGTCGCTCTGAAGTGTCCGCACCTGCCACACAAAACACCATGACCGACGCAGAGATGTGGCGGCCTCTTCTCATGGGCAATCCCTCGAGCCGCATGCGCCGTGTCAACATTCTTGAGCTGGGGTCCATGAGTCGGTGGACAGAGATTCGCAAGAAGAACCGTCTGATTGATGAGACGTCAGCTCATCTCAACCGTGCTGCTCTCGAGTCGGCAGCTACGGCCCTTGAGGAGACAACCACTGATCTTGTCCGTCGTGTCAGCAGCCGGAGGAACAACCGGAGCCCTCCGCCACGGAGGTTTTTCACTGGCAGCCCTGGCCCTTCGGGGGCAGCAAGAAGTGAGAGTCCCATACAGCGGGCTGGGATGACGCCAAAGGCTATGGAGCTTGATTCCTTTATTGTGGTCAGACAACCACCTGTTGCTGCTACTGCTGTTCCGGCGAGTCCATCGCCACTTCCGGGCCATTCCAAGACGAGAGGCGCCGGTGATGAGTTTATGGAGCGGGAGTGTGTCATGAGGCAGACGGtgaaggaggaagaaaatgagaatgggaatggggcGCTGTTTGAGTCGAGTGATTTTTTGAGTTCGTCGGATGACCAGAAGGATGTTGTTGGGCGTGGTCGTGCGGAGATCAAGGGCAAGTTTGATGATGCGGGACATCAAGGTCATGGTCATCAGAGTCATtttcaggaggaggagagcgaggggaggaggaatggGAATGAGATTCAAAGGAAGTGA
- a CDS encoding hypothetical protein (EggNog:ENOG503P2PM; COG:K) produces MEAGDSGNRQSGIPTANSNPLDHFDRRPRDQRIDTSYREGQNMATATIISPSAPGYHQHHSSYNSGYPHSAPVTSIPGMISPVEPRRSAEEPESANNHRQSLPSISEVISGTKPGSFAPPVPQQMPPQSLPAPFSVASLTGPPRSFEAGVEKNQSPRTLHPVSSGYPRSDTLPAFSDPSRLALASRPAPPPLNTFSGPHHSPSHAHKVDSAESDHRPPQQQQPPLSAGHREQPPQQLPGLYSETGRLPPGQLPLSAYPASPRSSGPGFSSPYDSQRPPAYGEENSEYMHHRLSDYKAALDKHYETYGYQDALQIVANSCRTGFNFAEAYVAAAREQGGSQPILSRMPTENEVGGLLNSLLLALKKLEEVREMIQRNRIQDERARDHGRKPEDEDVAMYNDGMKPAYSLNEVKKRRGLTKLTKQRAAPPGRCHSCNRIDTPEWRRGPDGARTLCNACGLHYAKLERKRQLDQRSLRPKPSEDRS; encoded by the exons ATGGAAGCGGGTGATTCGGGTAACAGGCAAAG TGGAATTCCAACtgccaacagcaaccccttGGATCATTTTGATAGACGACCTCGAGACCAACGCATCGATACCTCGTATAGAGAAGGGCAAAACATGGCGACCGCTACCATCATCAGCCCGAGCGCCCCGGGTTACCATCAGCATCACTCTTCATATAATTCGGGATACCCACACTCGGCTCCCGTCACCAGCATCCCTGGCATGATCTCGCCGGTTGAGCCGCGCCGGTCGGCTGAAGAACCAGAATCCGCTAACAACCACCGGCAATCCCTCCCTTCCATCTCCGAAGTCATCTCGGGGACAAAGCCTGGGTCATTTGCACCGCCAGTGCCTCAACAAATGCCTCCTCAGAGCCTCCCAGCGCCTTTCTCGGTCGCATCGCTCACAGGCCCGCCACGGTCTTTTGAGGCTGGAGTCGAGAAGAACCAGTCGCCAAGAACACTGCATCCTGTATCGTCGGGTTACCCACGATCAGATACCCTCCCTGCCTTCTCTGACCCATCACGGCTTGCTTTGGCTAGCCGacctgcacctccaccactgaACACTTTCTCGGGGCCACACCACTCCCCTTCACATGCACACAAAGTCGACTCGGCTGAGTCGGACCACAGGCCaccgcagcaacaacaaccgcctCTCAGCGCTGGCCATCGCGAGCAGCCGCCGCAGCAGTTGCCAGGGCTTTATTCTGAAACCGGACGCCTGCCACCTGGACAGTTGCCTCTGTCGGCATACCCAGCATCTCCTAGAAGCTCAGGACCAGGCTTCTCATCCCCATATGATTCGCAACGGCCACCTGCGTATGGTGAGGAAAACAGCGAATATATGCACCATCGGTTGTCAGACTACAAGGCCGCCCTGGACAAGCATTACGAAACATATGGCTACCAAGATGCTCTGCAAATC GTTGCCAACTCGTGCCGTACTGGCTTCAATTTTGCCGAGGCCTACGTAGCTGCCGCGCGGGAGCAGGGTGGCTCACAGCCCATCCTGTCGAGAATGCCCACCGAGAACGAGGTGGGCGGgcttctcaacagcctcctaCTTGccctcaagaagctcgaggaggtGCGGGAAATGATTCAACGGAATAGAATTCAGGACGAGCGAGCGCGCGATCACGGCCGAAAgcccgaggacgaggatgtgGCCATGTACAACGACGGGATGAAGCCAGCCTACAGTCTGAACGAAGTTAAGAAGCGGCGCGgc CTAACAAAGTTAACAAAACAGCGTGCGGCTCCTCCCGGACGGTGTCACAGTTGCAACAGGATTGATACCCCAGAGTGGAGGCGCGGTCCCGACGGGGCGAGGACGCTATGCAACGCCTGCGGTCTTCACTATGCGAAACTGGAGCGAAAAAGGCAGCTTGATCAGAGGTCGCTGAGGCCGAAGCCATCCGAGGACCGAAGCTAG